From Actinopolyspora lacussalsi, a single genomic window includes:
- a CDS encoding ABC-2 type transport system ATP-binding protein (product_source=KO:K01990; cath_funfam=3.40.50.300; cog=COG1131; ko=KO:K01990; pfam=PF00005; smart=SM00382; superfamily=52540) — MVTVRVDGLRARYGGKLALDGINLRMGTGIHGLLGPNGAGKTTLMRTLATVARPSEGSVELLGHDTAQQDGRKRARRRLGYLPQTFGYYPGFTVAEFVEYMAWLKEMPKERVPEAVERAVERVGLADRAVSKLKKLSGGMLRRAGIAQAIVNDPELLLLDEPTAGLDPEQRVEFRELLRDIGSTNTVVVSTHLVEDVAIACDEVTLFDGGKLIFRGTPNELAELGTFGADNARAGDTTLERGYTTALRAYRERTVA, encoded by the coding sequence ATGGTGACTGTCAGGGTGGACGGCTTGCGAGCGCGATACGGCGGGAAGCTCGCGCTGGACGGGATAAACCTGCGTATGGGGACGGGCATCCACGGTTTGCTCGGACCCAACGGCGCGGGCAAGACCACATTGATGCGCACGCTGGCGACAGTGGCACGACCGAGCGAGGGCAGCGTCGAGCTGCTCGGCCATGACACCGCGCAACAGGACGGCCGGAAGCGAGCGCGTCGGCGGTTGGGATACCTGCCCCAGACATTCGGTTACTACCCGGGATTCACCGTGGCCGAGTTCGTGGAGTACATGGCCTGGCTCAAGGAAATGCCGAAGGAGCGTGTGCCGGAAGCGGTCGAACGTGCGGTCGAGCGGGTCGGCCTGGCTGATCGGGCGGTTTCCAAGTTGAAGAAACTCTCCGGCGGGATGCTGCGTCGTGCGGGGATCGCACAAGCGATCGTCAATGACCCGGAGCTGCTGTTGCTCGACGAGCCGACGGCCGGGCTCGATCCGGAGCAACGGGTGGAGTTCCGGGAACTGCTACGTGACATCGGCTCGACCAACACCGTCGTCGTCAGCACACACCTGGTCGAGGACGTCGCCATCGCCTGCGACGAAGTCACCCTTTTCGACGGCGGGAAGCTGATTTTCCGTGGCACACCGAACGAATTGGCCGAGTTGGGCACTTTCGGGGCGGATAACGCTCGTGCCGGGGACACCACGCTGGAACGCGGCTACACCACGGCGCTGCGCGCCTACCGGGAAAGGACGGTGGCATGA
- a CDS encoding ABC-type transport system involved in multi-copper enzyme maturation permease subunit (product_source=COG1277; cog=COG1277; transmembrane_helix_parts=Inside_1_12,TMhelix_13_35,Outside_36_47,TMhelix_48_70,Inside_71_95,TMhelix_96_118,Outside_119_132,TMhelix_133_155,Inside_156_161,TMhelix_162_184,Outside_185_207,TMhelix_208_230,Inside_231_236,TMhelix_237_259,Outside_260_430): protein MTARVLWHEIRRSGLPLWITPLLLLVSGLVFIQTLLRTGGQRLEWATSIFYDTTPMVVLASTLALAVAVWRAGRERRRGVAELIESTPRARSQRALLSWISVTVWPVVSCLPAVVAFGSLSREAVSGPPLFGILAAGLATVVAYAALGFAVGTFVPGRFTAPVAGVASFVVTIALGSWVPHGLLSVVPQPTYGTIAANRSSVGLWDRPVWWFAPAAALWFVALAVALLVVATARRRLLAVVPSALAVLVAIPLTQTQVWRIDTASPLLSCSDGSVRVCVPNEAGVAPSAVATSTKPVRARLADLPTVAPLGAVDSSSASAYVWPQNCRSHLDGIECSSPRPSAAGEMLANRVVGWRCSSSPPGTLRYTSPVPRMENGVRDWLLGRTGDSASEIVRYLATLPDDERHEWLSRYLLAAERCDVSAVTGLRGS, encoded by the coding sequence ATGACCGCACGTGTGCTTTGGCACGAGATTCGCCGTAGCGGCCTGCCGCTCTGGATCACTCCGCTGCTGCTGCTCGTCTCGGGGTTGGTGTTCATCCAAACTCTGCTGCGGACGGGGGGACAGCGTTTGGAGTGGGCCACCTCGATTTTCTACGACACGACGCCGATGGTCGTGCTGGCCAGCACACTGGCTCTGGCGGTCGCGGTATGGCGGGCCGGGCGTGAACGTCGAAGAGGCGTAGCTGAACTGATCGAATCCACTCCGCGCGCACGTTCGCAGCGTGCGTTGCTCTCCTGGATCTCCGTGACGGTCTGGCCCGTGGTTTCCTGCTTGCCCGCCGTAGTGGCTTTCGGGTCGCTCAGCCGCGAGGCGGTTTCCGGTCCACCACTGTTCGGGATTCTGGCAGCGGGGCTGGCTACAGTGGTCGCCTATGCGGCGCTCGGTTTCGCCGTGGGTACTTTTGTTCCCGGCAGATTCACGGCTCCGGTGGCGGGCGTGGCGTCGTTCGTTGTCACGATCGCTCTCGGCTCGTGGGTGCCCCACGGTCTGCTGTCCGTCGTTCCGCAGCCCACCTACGGCACCATCGCGGCCAACCGGTCCAGCGTCGGCCTCTGGGATCGACCGGTGTGGTGGTTCGCACCCGCTGCCGCGCTGTGGTTCGTGGCGCTGGCCGTCGCGCTGCTGGTAGTGGCTACGGCACGACGCCGCCTGCTGGCGGTAGTACCGTCAGCTCTCGCGGTGCTCGTCGCGATCCCGCTGACGCAGACCCAGGTTTGGCGTATCGACACCGCGAGCCCGCTGTTGAGCTGCAGCGACGGCAGTGTGCGCGTTTGCGTGCCGAACGAGGCCGGTGTTGCTCCGAGCGCTGTGGCTACCTCGACGAAACCGGTCCGAGCACGGCTGGCCGACCTTCCCACCGTCGCCCCGCTGGGAGCCGTCGATTCGAGTTCAGCCAGTGCGTATGTTTGGCCGCAGAATTGCCGTTCCCACTTGGACGGGATCGAGTGCTCTTCGCCGCGTCCTTCGGCTGCGGGCGAGATGCTCGCCAACCGAGTTGTCGGCTGGCGGTGTTCGTCTTCCCCTCCCGGAACTCTCCGCTACACTTCTCCTGTTCCTCGGATGGAAAACGGAGTGCGGGACTGGCTGCTCGGGCGGACGGGTGATTCCGCGTCCGAGATCGTCCGATACCTCGCCACACTTCCCGACGACGAACGACACGAATGGCTGAGCCGCTATCTGCTCGCCGCTGAGCGGTGTGATGTTTCCGCTGTCACGGGATTGCGGGGTTCCTGA
- a CDS encoding hypothetical protein (product_source=Hypo-rule applied; transmembrane_helix_parts=Outside_1_25,TMhelix_26_48,Inside_49_60,TMhelix_61_83,Outside_84_92,TMhelix_93_115,Inside_116_116,TMhelix_117_139,Outside_140_153,TMhelix_154_176,Inside_177_181) gives MVGGMVSLLVLSGWNGQWLGWTLPRVVLVFVVLLAAVLLAGSFATPSPELDAGAVVPWWRWHLGHALVGIAGCGVSLALAVFVHRHGTPGLDLAVLRDLLGFSGLALLTGALLGVRLSWTVPLAYALVAWVFSSVTVPWSRVLLWPVLSPTAEVSWWVAIGCCGMGTTLIALRGTTPEIRQ, from the coding sequence GTGGTCGGGGGAATGGTTTCGCTGCTCGTTCTCAGCGGTTGGAACGGGCAGTGGTTGGGGTGGACTCTGCCGAGAGTGGTCCTGGTGTTCGTGGTGCTGCTCGCGGCGGTTCTGCTGGCCGGTAGTTTCGCCACGCCGAGTCCGGAGCTCGATGCCGGTGCCGTTGTGCCGTGGTGGCGGTGGCATCTCGGGCATGCTCTGGTGGGTATCGCCGGATGTGGGGTGTCGCTGGCGCTCGCGGTGTTCGTGCACCGGCACGGCACGCCGGGTCTCGATCTCGCAGTGCTGCGCGATCTGCTCGGATTCAGCGGGTTGGCGCTGTTGACGGGTGCCTTGCTCGGAGTTCGGTTGTCCTGGACGGTTCCGCTCGCCTACGCCCTCGTCGCATGGGTTTTCTCCTCGGTGACCGTTCCCTGGAGCAGAGTGCTCCTGTGGCCCGTGCTGTCCCCGACAGCGGAGGTTTCCTGGTGGGTCGCTATCGGGTGCTGCGGCATGGGCACCACGCTCATCGCCCTTCGCGGTACGACACCGGAGATCAGGCAGTGA
- a CDS encoding RNA polymerase sigma-70 factor (ECF subfamily) (product_source=KO:K03088; cath_funfam=1.10.10.10,1.10.1740.10; cog=COG1595; ko=KO:K03088; pfam=PF04542,PF08281; superfamily=88659,88946; tigrfam=TIGR02937) has product MRRGRPSDERLMRAVARGDAEALAELYDRHAPWLFLRLERRCSDQGLVEEVAQDTFLGVWRNAKRYERGNVGGWIWTIAARRLIDAQRARGARPEQASEAVDTASTTPSAEQHALSGVEHGELGAALHGLSPELRDVVRATIIDGMSMADAATALGIPEGTVKTRARRARVLLREALA; this is encoded by the coding sequence ATGAGGCGCGGGCGGCCGTCCGACGAACGGCTGATGCGAGCTGTCGCCAGGGGAGACGCGGAAGCTCTGGCGGAGTTGTACGACAGGCACGCGCCGTGGCTGTTTCTCCGGCTCGAGCGTCGTTGCTCCGATCAGGGACTCGTCGAGGAAGTCGCCCAGGACACGTTCCTGGGGGTGTGGCGTAACGCCAAGCGGTACGAGCGGGGAAACGTCGGTGGCTGGATCTGGACCATCGCTGCTCGGCGTCTCATCGACGCCCAGCGGGCACGGGGTGCCAGACCCGAACAGGCGAGCGAAGCGGTCGACACCGCCAGTACGACTCCGTCGGCCGAGCAGCACGCACTCAGCGGTGTCGAACACGGTGAACTGGGCGCGGCGCTGCACGGCTTGTCGCCGGAACTCCGGGACGTCGTGCGGGCCACGATCATCGACGGCATGAGCATGGCGGATGCGGCCACCGCGCTCGGAATTCCGGAGGGAACCGTCAAGACCCGCGCCCGACGTGCCCGAGTGCTGCTGCGGGAGGCCCTGGCATGA
- a CDS encoding hypothetical protein (product_source=Hypo-rule applied; transmembrane_helix_parts=Inside_1_101,TMhelix_102_124,Outside_125_133,TMhelix_134_151,Inside_152_171,TMhelix_172_194,Outside_195_197,TMhelix_198_220,Inside_221_226,TMhelix_227_249,Outside_250_258,TMhelix_259_281,Inside_282_286) — MTYPRKIDMDWHVPEDQLDAYVSGEIGDPQAWSVESHLVECAMCADRVARAVANTELAPRIESVRERVLGQTSGAAHPRTASEIRPAISRSRIRRQLAAAPALRLPWLVAAVFVVACATALSLLSSGPEQAGSVLFLNAPLLPLAGVALSYGPGMDPAYELTLTTPYSGLRLLLLRTIGVLGVTIPLLLGTSFVFPTGGISAVAWLLPCLALVLVTLLLGSWIEHRLAAVLVGAAWSAAVLVPRFLLVVDVSRVFDPLFQLTWGGVVVLSAVTLIGRRSAFDRMGS, encoded by the coding sequence ATGACGTACCCGAGGAAGATTGATATGGACTGGCACGTTCCCGAGGACCAGCTGGACGCGTATGTCTCCGGGGAGATCGGAGATCCCCAGGCTTGGTCCGTGGAATCACACCTCGTCGAGTGCGCGATGTGTGCCGACCGGGTCGCTCGGGCCGTGGCGAACACCGAACTGGCACCACGGATCGAGAGCGTGCGCGAGCGAGTCCTCGGCCAGACCAGCGGTGCGGCACATCCCCGAACAGCTTCGGAAATCCGACCAGCGATTTCCCGGTCACGCATCCGGCGGCAGCTCGCCGCGGCCCCCGCCCTGCGCTTGCCCTGGTTGGTGGCAGCGGTGTTCGTCGTCGCTTGCGCGACTGCGTTGAGCCTGCTCAGTAGTGGGCCGGAACAAGCGGGGTCCGTGCTGTTCCTCAACGCGCCACTGCTGCCACTGGCAGGAGTGGCGCTGAGCTATGGGCCTGGGATGGATCCCGCATACGAACTCACGCTGACGACTCCGTACTCGGGGTTGCGGTTGTTGCTGCTTCGCACGATCGGTGTGTTGGGGGTGACGATTCCGTTGCTGCTGGGCACGAGCTTCGTTTTCCCTACAGGGGGGATCTCCGCCGTTGCCTGGTTGCTGCCCTGCCTCGCGCTCGTACTGGTGACTCTGCTGCTGGGAAGCTGGATCGAACACCGTCTCGCCGCGGTGCTCGTCGGTGCCGCGTGGAGCGCGGCGGTGCTCGTGCCCCGGTTTCTGCTCGTGGTCGATGTGTCACGGGTGTTCGATCCGCTGTTCCAGCTGACCTGGGGTGGAGTGGTCGTGCTCAGCGCGGTGACGCTGATCGGGCGACGCTCGGCTTTCGACAGGATGGGCAGTTGA
- a CDS encoding AcrR family transcriptional regulator (product_source=COG1309; cath_funfam=1.10.10.60; cog=COG1309; pfam=PF00440; superfamily=48498), producing the protein MTSEPGSARQRILETASRLFYESGIRAVGVNTLAARAGVTKVTLYAHFGSKDGLVAEHLAERDRRWRETLERVSAGSETAEQRLSAVFDGYEEWTVADGFRGCGFVNAGVELTDPEHPGREIIERNKDGIRTWLAEIAEAAGCPDPSDVAEEWFLLLEGAVVRATLRKDATPLHRAHRAALRLLREEAGG; encoded by the coding sequence GTGACGAGCGAACCCGGTTCGGCAAGGCAACGCATCCTGGAAACGGCATCGCGGCTGTTCTACGAGTCCGGTATCCGGGCTGTGGGGGTCAACACGCTCGCGGCGCGTGCCGGAGTGACCAAGGTGACGCTGTACGCGCACTTCGGCTCGAAGGACGGGCTGGTGGCCGAGCACCTGGCCGAGCGGGACCGGCGCTGGCGGGAAACCCTGGAACGCGTGTCGGCGGGAAGCGAGACGGCCGAGCAGCGACTCTCGGCGGTGTTCGACGGTTACGAGGAGTGGACCGTCGCGGACGGGTTCCGGGGGTGCGGATTCGTCAACGCCGGAGTGGAGCTGACCGACCCCGAGCACCCCGGGCGCGAGATCATCGAGCGGAACAAGGACGGGATCCGCACCTGGCTGGCGGAGATCGCCGAGGCGGCCGGGTGCCCCGATCCGTCCGACGTGGCCGAGGAGTGGTTCCTGCTGCTGGAGGGAGCCGTGGTGCGCGCGACGCTGCGCAAGGACGCCACCCCACTGCACCGGGCGCACCGGGCGGCGCTCCGGCTGCTCCGGGAGGAGGCCGGCGGCTGA
- a CDS encoding 2-haloacid dehalogenase (product_source=KO:K01560; cath_funfam=3.40.50.1000; cog=COG1011; ko=KO:K01560; pfam=PF13419; superfamily=56784; tigrfam=TIGR01428), translated as MSTTKPVAVAFDVLETLLDLRALHTRFTDIGQPAEMLHPWFLRFQRDAMALSLSGEFGSFPAVARQALRTESEHTASEADIDHVLDGFANLPAHPDAEPALRKLSEAGVRVGCLTVGSPENTARFLENAGLARHVDQVVTAEQAGIWKPSPTVYRATAYQLEVAPRDMALVAVHAWDCHGAKRAGCTSGWCSRLEGEPGDVFDAPDVTGDDLVTIADRLLALPTR; from the coding sequence ATGAGCACCACCAAGCCCGTGGCAGTCGCGTTCGACGTGCTGGAGACCCTGCTGGACCTGCGCGCGCTGCACACCCGATTCACCGACATCGGCCAGCCCGCGGAGATGCTGCACCCCTGGTTCCTGCGGTTCCAGCGCGACGCGATGGCGCTGTCGTTGTCCGGTGAGTTCGGCTCGTTCCCCGCAGTGGCCCGCCAGGCGCTGCGCACCGAGAGCGAGCACACCGCGAGCGAGGCCGACATCGACCACGTGCTCGACGGATTCGCCAACCTGCCCGCCCACCCGGACGCGGAGCCCGCGCTGCGCAAGCTCTCCGAGGCCGGGGTGCGCGTGGGGTGCCTGACCGTCGGCAGTCCGGAGAACACCGCGAGGTTCCTGGAAAACGCCGGTTTGGCGCGGCACGTCGATCAAGTGGTCACCGCCGAGCAGGCGGGCATCTGGAAGCCCTCGCCCACCGTCTACCGGGCCACCGCCTATCAGCTGGAAGTGGCACCCCGCGACATGGCGCTGGTCGCGGTGCACGCCTGGGACTGCCACGGTGCCAAGCGCGCGGGCTGCACCTCGGGCTGGTGCTCCCGGTTGGAGGGCGAACCGGGTGACGTCTTCGACGCCCCCGACGTGACCGGCGACGACCTCGTCACCATCGCGGACCGGTTGCTCGCGCTGCCCACCCGGTGA